In Rutidosis leptorrhynchoides isolate AG116_Rl617_1_P2 chromosome 6, CSIRO_AGI_Rlap_v1, whole genome shotgun sequence, the DNA window ATATCGCATCTTCAGCCTGCACTTTTTCCTCACAATTAACAGGAACTGAACTCTGTGTCTCTGTATTTGCatgcacatcatcatcatcatcatcatcaaccattTTCACATCTTCACTCGCCACTTTTTCATCAAGAACAACAGCATTTACAGGATTTGAACTTTGCCTTTCTGCATGTCCTTCCGCTAAATCATCAACCATTTTATCGTCACAAATAACGGTATCCACATGACCTGAATTTTGTCTCTCTGTGTCTCCCTCAGCTGATAAACGAGTGCTAGAAGATGCATTGAGAGGTGAACCAAGAGAAATTGACTCCTGATTCATGCCTAAAACAAGTACAGTTACAAACAAATCTAAGATTAGCATGCAATATTAAGAGATAGAACTGTTTACTCGCATGGGCTTATTACATCTAAGTTACTTTACGTACATGTAATAAGCAATTCCTCCTGTCAAAGGGCGTACAAACAACAATTGATCACATGcttcaaaacaaaacaaaacactaTAACTAAAAGTACGAAGTATAATAGAACTTTTTTTAGAAAAGAGAAAAAGAGAAAACTAGTTGAAAAGAAGTGTACTAACTATGATAGTAAGATGTTCAAGCATTGCATTTTAAGGTAAATGGTGATACTAATCAACCGTCGTAATATTTTAGATAATTTACTACCAGTTAGCAGACGGGTCTTAAAAATGTAGATTAAAATGGCCAACAAAAATAGAAAGACAAATTATATAAGAATTGCAAGCATTGGCCTACAAAATTAACTCACCTTGCTTTGATGGAAAGATAAGCTGTGCACCACATGAAGTCCTACCACCCTGCATGAAAAAAATTAAACTTAAATAAGAACAAGGTTATATTAACACCACTTAAATCTGTTAcaattatgaaagaatcaaatagGCAGGAAAAAAAAAGTAattcaaataaaataaaataaaaaagtggagagagagagagagagagagagagagagagagagagagaggcacCAGAGTAGGCAAAGTCCAGCCATTTCTTTCGGACCAATCTAAGTAGGGTCGTAAATCTTTACATAATGCTTCGTATGTCTCACCTTCTACCCCTTCTCCAGCTGGGGGCATTGGCAACTCAATCTACAGATGGTGGAAACATGAATACAAATCAAAAAAAGGGAAGGAAAAAGAAACTAAGAATCATAAATGGTATGTGTATTTaactatttatttgtaataatatatcaGATACATTCTTCCTAACGAAACGTTTTAAGAAGTAAAAATAACATCACAAGAGTGTTTCAGATGTTTATAAAACCTGATATAAAGATAGCTAAAAAATTTATACCTTGAAAGTTAACTCTCCAAGTTAATGTAATTAAATAATTTTTGACAACAAACACAATAGTATACTAATAAATTCTAACAGGTTGCACAAGTCAAATTCTTTACCTTAACCTTGTCATCGCTCAACACTTCGACAACCCTTGCAGACCAATAAACACCTTCATAATTCCAATCTACCTTATCATCAACCTTAAATGTACCATCAAATACAACACAAACTTCGGGAATTGAGTTAGCATCTGGCATTTCATCTTTTTTATATGTTAGCGGATAGCGAGGCCGCACCATTAGTTGTCTTTTAATGTGCCTTGTCTTTCTTCCATAAGGAGGCTGTTCGAATATCTGTTCCCAGCTTATCTCTGCAAACACATTAACAATTAACTTTATCTGAaatctattattttataaaactttaaGAACAAGAAACCAGATGAGAGAACACAATCAACATAGAAGAATGTAGTATAAGAAAAGTGACAACGGGCAACTAAGTTTATGCCTCATGATGACTAATAAATTGCAATCAGAAACATAATATTCTGAAGTTAACGAAAAAAGTGGCAATTAATTCACAAGAAACGATTTCCAAACCCACACTGGTTCATACAGAAAGTTAGCTAACTCACCTTCTACGTCGAAATCATAGTACTCCAGCTGTATCTTGTTCCTTTTCAAATTGATATGTTTGATCTGAAAGACATTTTGGAGATGGATAAATTAAATTAGAGTTCTGTAAGTAATTTAAAATAGCCCGTTTAAAATTGCTCAAAGGCAAATGAGCCTTCGGTTAAGCACTTTCCATGAACACTTAGATACGTGGTTACAAAATTATATGCATTGGAAATTGCAAATAAGTTTGAAAGCCGAAGGGTGGATAAGAGAATTCATAAATTATACTGATTATTTACATAAAAAGATAAcctataataaaaaaataaaaagtgaacCTTTTGGTAAGCACGGAAGAAATGATTAATCGCGAATAGTGTGTCTACTTAAAAGTGATCATCCTCACACTCAGGCACTTCGAACTAAACCAAAGGGCTTGTTTGTCCCGCAGTAAGTTAAGGGTTATGTATTCAttcatttcatttattaattacaataaaaataataataattattaatattatatattttaaagggatgattctcacacacacttttttgatcctcacacaccaattgagtattattagaagagtaaaaggttaaaataggtgtgtgaggatcaaaaaagtgtgtgtgagaatcatccccataTTTTAATAACAAGCAATTGCGCCAGCTCGCTACGCTGGGCCCAATTGATTTCGAAACTGGTGGCTGCATCCCTTTGGTTGTAATGAAGACGGCCAAGCCACCAAACCGATTGCACGCTTGTGTTATTATATACATCTAATAGTATTTATCTACTTAAACATGTCGCTATCAAAACTGTGTATTGTAGCTACTGTTCATTTCGTCTTTTTTTGTCTTTTAGTgatttccaaatgaatatatacAAGTATTCGGGTCGGCCCGCTTCGCTGGGCCCAAGATCGCTAGCCGGAAAAAAAGGCCAACTTCAAGATTCAAACCTACGTCCCTTCAAATTTTAACAAACATCCTTACCAACTGATCTACATATTCATTATGATATATTTATAGTTTGTTTAACATATATCCCTTAAAATTAGAGGGTTGGTCAAAATTAAAAAGGTAGTCAAAAGGGGTGAAATTTAACATAATGTAAAAACCGGGGGTTAAGGTGACAAAATTACAAAAAAGTTTCAAATGaatagtttcattttttttttgtctttttgtgttttctatttgaatatatatatatatatatatatatatatatatatatatatatatatataatatataatgtgttttctatttgaatatatatatatatatatatatatataatatattatattatacatatatacaattcaGCAAATTTAGTTACTATTCCTCGATAGTAATTTCTTTGTCCTTTTGTGGGGTTTTTTTTCTGCTTTTCCATCCCAAACTATTTTCGTCTTTGTTCCAACAACTCTAACCGCCATACTTCCGGCAACGCAACTTTTAGAACCTACGCACATAGCTTTTAGACCTAAAAAACCTCATAAACCCACCCCAAACTTTGAACGCAAATACTTTCAATTTCCTAGCGaaataaaaagacaccacctacacAAATTAACTCGCAACATATTTTCGAACGTACAATTTTTACTAGCAATCGGTCTGAAGCGCACTGCCACACGCCACACACATAGGTCATCGGAAATTTCCCCCGCCACTTTTTCTGAGTTTTTTCAGGTAGTATAGATGTGTTCTTCAGTGGGAACAAAAGATATCAACGACGAAAAtaggaaagaaagaagaaaagtccGGATGTTCGGAGAATACCAGAAGCCGGAACGAAGCCGAAAAAATCAGGTTTTAGGCGAGACACATGAGAGAAGGCAGAGTCAACAAAAATGTAGAGACTCATAGAAAAAATATTCAGAAGATATTGTAAATGGTTACCTGAGAAGAAGATCGGAGATCAGAGAATCAAATGGAAAAGGCAAAATGAGATGGGTAGATTTTCAAGTAAGAGAGGATTAGAGAAGGGAGCACGTGATGacttttttaatattaactatatagaTATAGCTCTTACTCCAATTAAAGAGTTTGAGTCATTAATAAAATATTCCTTTAATGTGTAACACAAAttacattataattataaattacatCAAAATTGAGCCATTCTTTTATAACTTGAACTTTCAAACCTTATTAAATCATTCTTCTGATTTATACAGAGTAATTTTTATTACGtgtataaaaatttatttacgtgTTATATAGTAATTATCTATAACAATTAATTTGATAcatctaaaaaaaaaatattatacaacATAATTTGGACAGATCAAGATAATTAATTTGTTACAACACATTTAGTAATATATGACAATATGTTTCTTTGTAATAATATGTTTCTTTGCAATTGTATTAGATGTTTAATATGTTAAAACGAATTATTGTCTTATAGGTTACATTAACTGTTTTGCTTTAACATAttcttaatagaatatataattggaTGCTACAAAAAAGTTTTACGTAAACGAGGGTGGCCGCCGCAACACGCGTCTGACTACTGTGCTTGTAATATTACAATTGAGCAAAAACCCTTTACTGTTCAACAACGGTAACCCTAGCTTTCCATTCCCTCCATTTAACTCATCCGGTCGCCACCATCACCGTAGCCTACCATCTCCGGCGCCACCACATGTCTTCTTCAGAGGTTGTATTTTACAAACACAACCTGAAAATTTTAGGGTTTCGTCTTTTATGGATATGTGACATATTatcgaatgtttttttttttttcgttggtTATTGTGACGTAGCGGTGTCTAACCACGGTTTGAGTTGATAAATCGCGACCATGGGCTATTGCGATTGTAACCAGTATGATTGCCGTCGGAAATTTAGGGTTCAATACGATTCACCAGAAACCGTCATCGTCGCTACTGGTAAATACTAAATCACTTATTTTTTTTGTTAATACtcgacatgtttgtttatttataaCATGTAACTTTTGTTGTTGTAGCATGAATTGTTTGTGGTTTTATACCTTAGTTGATGTATTTCAGAATTCAGATGCGATGGTCATGGGTAGTGTTCGGTGACTGTCACCTCTGCAAAACAGTAAGTTGTATTCATCTACACCGTCACATCATTTTGTGCTCTACTTTAACTACAAAAGTATTACAACTGCATATAATTATATGATATAATATCAATAGAGAGTATATTTTTtgcatatattattataattataattataattataataataataatatcattgaaATGTCGTCGTTGGGATTGTAGTCCGATTGATACATACACTGTCCAGAAATTAAACATTGATGCTTGAATCAATTTTTTTCTGTCAAAAGTAGTGATTTTGTTGTTGTTGGTTACAAATACTGTTAATAATGATTGACTAACTTTGGTTGGTTTGGATGTGATTTTGCTGATGTCTTTCCGCTTGGCTGTGATCCCGCTGGCTAATTTGGTTACATGTGACGCTGTTGGCGGGTGTGAAAAAGGTTATCCCATTTAGAAAACCCTTAAAAGACGACGATGAACAATCAAGTCCAACACTCAGGTAACAAATTAAACTCCCGCTCAATACACATGTTTCTTACTTATTACATACATATACAGAGAACTAATTGCTCAAGGATTTAAAGTTCTAAAGTTCATCATTTCAGTTTTCACTACTTACATAGTTTGAAAGCAAATAGGTACTTCATGACAGgtgtttttatttgtttatttaatattaatattgtaattgtatggtTAATTATCATAAGGTAGCAGGCAGTTTGATTGTAATATGCTTTATTGagcattatatatttattttggatGCTGAGTTTCTAAGTAGTTTGAAGATTTTATTACTCCAAAATGCTTCTCTTTTTTACTATGATGGAGAATGGAGATATATACATTACCATTAGAAATATGTCAGTGTTAATAAGAAGATATATACAATTAGGTATTTCCAGCTTTAATGCCTTTTGTAACCATAATTGCTTAAGAAGATATAATGTAAGCTGGCCTTTGTAGGTCATTTGAGGATATACGGTTAGTATTGATATAGTATTTTTCTGTCAACAATTGTGGTTTAGATTTTTACCAGTTCTCAATAAGAACAAATACATCCATAGAAATGTTAAAAAAAATGGTTGTCATGATAAACATATGGGAGTTGGGTCGAGTAGCGAGAAAAAATAAAATTTCGTATCTTGGCGTGGTAACTAACAAGTTGCAGCCTTGGCGATTTATGTTCTCTTGCTTGATTTCAATTAATTGCTTGAGATGTTAGATTTTAGAAACAAAAAATTGCTTGGCTATCTTTATTTCGGCAATTCTTTTGATATACTAAACTCTTCATTTTTTTGGTTCGTTTAGGTATGCATATCTCACTGGATCAAATAAACATGTCAAAAGGCACTCAAATTTCGATGGTGAGATGTTTTCTTTCTACATTCTATTATACGTATTGATATATGATCTATATCTATGTATTTAGAAAGACATTTCTATTGATCAGAGGTTACACGTTCTATTAACTAGCATAGTTTTAATTTACTTCGATTTTACAGTTCTCAAAAAGTTACAACCTTCTACAAGAATGGTCCCTTTCAATACAGCTAATACGTGTTTTTTCTTGCAGCTTTTATGTGTGCCTGATCGCAGGCCTGCTCTGTGCGCGACTGCAACATATAAGCTTGCCTGATCGCGGCATACAAGCATGCGTGATTGTTACCCTGCTGCATGCCTGATTGTGTTTGCCGATTGCAGCTCAAACATATTCCTGATTGCAGCCCTCCTGACTGCTGATTATAGTGTGCTGGTGACACACACAGTGACTCAACTTATGTTCATGTCGTATTTGTTTGAGCTTATTCTTACGTCCAGGTATTTTTCCCATTTAGTAGCAAAGCTTTTATTTATTTGCATCATCATTTACATTTGCCTAATCACACACATGTTTCCTCAAATACTCTTTTGGTGATAAATGATTTACAAGAATAAGAACACGACTTATTCCTTCAACTTCTAAAATTTCAAAAGTCCTAATCTTTGATGGCTTCACTGTTAAGTAAGTTCTGTCTCAATAACTGTAAGtttttgtgcaaatgatcaaacaTATAATACACTCTCCAACCTAAATTTCTCTACAATAAGTTATGTGTTGCTGTATTTCATTAACTAGGTTATTTTGTATGTATCTGATTTAATATGACTGTCACACTTTTTTCGTGAATAAGCTGCCAAGTTACAAGTACTCTGTTAACCAAGATGTGAATGACTAGAGTTTACATTTTTGTTTTTATGCAAGTTCTACTCTTTAAGTCAGAAATGAGTTTAGTTTGTATGCATCCCTTATTATCTTTAATATTGTCACTAACAAAACCTTACCTACTGCGATTACAGATATGCCCGCAAAATAACAAAAGAAACAAGAATGGATAACGTAGCAGACCACAATCTCATATTCAGCACCTTTTGTGCCATGTTTTCAATCACCTATCTTGCAGCCTTTAAACTTTTCGTATGACGCTTTGAATCACCTTTTGCATTGCTATAAATTTATGTATTCCTATGTATGAAACTTTTGTAAACCTGTGTAATGCATATGTAAACTTATATAACCTTATGTTATAAAATCATCCGGTTAACGGCCCTTTTCGTTActccttaataataataacaaaagaacCCGCAACAATGTGCGGCGGGCCAACCGCTTGTTAATATTAATTAGTGatgttaaattttttttctttctttaatgTACTCTTTTTCTATTTGCGGTGTCTCGTTTCATGTCTCCTGGAAACAGACCAATTTTCAGATTAAGTAGCAAATTAAGTGGCATATTAATTAACAAAGAAATAGCAATTTTACTTATTATACGAATGCACACCATTAAGTGGTAAGTAAATAAGCCCTATGTCTCGTTTAAAAGACGGATTCTCAGAAAAAACTACCGGGTGAATTTCGTGGTTTATTTTATTTTAGGCTATTAGTCCATTTTTAAACAAACTATAACGATACGCCCGAAAAACGAATTTCCTAAAATGCCAAGGTTAGCTTGAGACCTTGCAACTCGTGATTTTTCGATCATGAATGACAAATTTCAAGTCGAGACCTGGAATTTACGGCCATTGTTGGTAAATTATATCTTGTGAATTGCGACTGTCGGGAAGTTGCCAGTCGCAAGGTTCACAAGATCCTACCTTGCGACGTGCGACTAAATCTTATTCGCTCTAAGATTTTCGAATAAGATTTTCTGGCATGTTTTTGAATAACGTTTTCACTTCTTAAATCTATAGTTCTCATGCTTCACAATTTCTAAACAAACTAAAACACACACTAAAAATGAATGATGTTTGGGCATTTCTTGTTGAAGTAGATGATCCTCATCTGTTTCCAACCCCTAGCAATTCATCTCAAACCATAACATCTCCCCACCACCGGCCCACCTCCCCCGCCATGTCAATTTCTGCAAGGTTTTGTGTCGGAGGAACCGAATGCAATAATATACAACATTTCAGGGGGTGTTCTCATCGATGTTATGCATTGTAAAAGATGCAATAACCAGGGTGAACATTCGAAGTCTACCCAGAAATTTATAAGGGAAGTACTTAAAGAGGCacaagtagggatggcaatggatcggatatggaccgGGTGacgccatatccatatccatatccatttagtttttgttcatccatatccatttagtttcaggtcatccatcgatatccatatccagtggatttagcgggttaatggatatccaatgaatatttaaaaaatgttattatattttctaatatgcgatttAAACGAAAATGTAGTATAGCAAAAATAAACATAACATGACATTATTAAATTATATCCATAAAAATGTATAACccttgtcgaagatataacaaaatttgttaaatttaaTATAAGACATAGATTATACAAAATTAAATATGagatttgtaagtttattttgttggatatacatattttttgtaatatattatagttatttcattatagggTTGAAAACAAAATTTAAATCTATTGGTAAATGAGCTTGTAACAGTAAATAtataagcatatatctatatttatgtatttttatagGTATTTCGGgttgtaatggatatatccatggatgaaacttttcatccatgtccatatccatatccatttaggttcatccatattcgTATTCATATCTATTAAGGTTCAACCATATCCATCACGAAACggatggatcgggtggatatccaccggatcgggtggccattgtcaTCCCTAGGCACAAGCGGATGATAACTTTAAACAAATCATGAGGCTTTTTGCGATGTAGTTTGTGTATCCTAATAATGGTAGTATACAATTATGTTTAGTTTTCTTTATTATACATTTtactattaaattatatatatactttgtgaCATTTGTTTGCATTTTAGTGAAGGAAACTCAAATTTAAAACAAATATAGGCTTGTCTAAAACATCTAAAGTATAACAAACAAATAggagtattatttattttaattcaaCCAAGAACCAAAATATACCATACAAAAGTTAAaacatttttctttttaaaactaaAGTATGGGATATCAAGTTGTTTGTTACGAGCCACTTATTTAAGACAAAAGTATCCAGATAATCATTGTAGTTTGTACAATCTTGCAAGTTTAGACAATATTTTTTTCTCCAAAAAGAGTCATTGTGATTTATAAAGGTTGCACGTTTGGTCACTTTATCTAACAAATGTTAACAAATGTCCATGAAGTCCAATCTTGTTAGCCATCGACATTCAAGAATTAGATTAAACACTCAAACTGGAAAGTGAATATAGAAGCGGTGGTCCGTCAGTGACCTGCAAGCGGTGTTGATTACCTTAAAGTCATGTAAGTTTCTTACATATTTAAAGAGCTGGGAAGATGTTGTTACCTTGAAGTCATGTAAGTTTCTTGCATATTCTTTTTGGGTTGGGAATGGAACACGCAAAAAATAGTTTCCCCGACAGAAGTCTAGCAACCTGATGAAACACGCAAAAAGTAGTTTCTCCGTCATCTAGATCTCGTTGGAAACAGATCTCCGGTCAACTTCTCGTCACTTCATATGCTTAACCGTACGTTACTTTCCAGCAACCAAATTTCCGATCAATTTCTCGTCACTCCAGATCTAGATTGTAAGATCCTAGATTTTATGCATCAGAAAGTGTctcgaaagtgtcagtaaatgtgtgcatcaggaactgccactaaaagtcaacctaaaacttatgcattttcagaatttacatcagaatcggagtcagacaacttcagtccctgaacttcagaatcagaatcagatacAGCACTGAGCCGCGTCGCGGGCCTTAGAGCCGCGTCGCGGGCTAAAATGTGAGCTGATGGTGAAGTTTGCTGAAAAGTGTCGGGGGTGTTTTTCCTCATTAAGTCGCGTTGCGGGCCCTGGAGCCGAGCCGCGGGCTATAACTGGAGCTGGTGCTGTTTCAGCTTTTTAAAAggggttaaatgaggggcaaattggtaatttcacttatgaaCGGTTTTGAGGCCTCAAATCTTGCCAAATCTCATCCACATCGTCATTTCATCTAATCTTTTCACTCTCTTTTCTCTCAACCTTTTTAGAAAGAGAAAACCCATTTTAGAAAGAGAGAGAGCTCAATcgaggaagaagaagctcgaatcgggtgaaagcgcaagaattaaagttgttccacttgctcttagctacgttttggttgtagtggtaagtctcgaaTCCGGATTTCAATTGtttgattcttgttcatgtttagggtttgtgctagttagagttataaccccacttattgtgaaatttggggg includes these proteins:
- the LOC139852092 gene encoding uncharacterized protein — translated: MAIKHINLKRNKIQLEYYDFDVEEISWEQIFEQPPYGRKTRHIKRQLMVDDKVDWNYEGVYWSARVVEVLSDDKVKIELPMPPAGEGVEGETYEALCKDLRPYLDWSERNGWTLPTLGGRTSCGAQLIFPSKQGMNQESISLGSPLNASSSTRLSAEGDTERQNSGHVDTVICDDKMVDDLAEGHAERQSSNPVNAVVLDEKVASEDVKMVDDDDDDDVHANTETQSSVPVNCEEKVQAEDAILGDTETHNSNLMDTVVCEEKKQTEDVKMDDECVESFDSITSLRVEEKKSAAEAAPAVADEGGIHFSKDLNIKHEDTLEAAVIDLEELVNKIKWMQNLLNNNGSQSSTDSTLWKFV